Below is a genomic region from Polyodon spathula isolate WHYD16114869_AA chromosome 26, ASM1765450v1, whole genome shotgun sequence.
caaatacattttctattttaaagagTGTGAGGGAcatttttattcagtttgttAAACTACGTGATGTGACCACATGACACACAAACTGATAAGTGCTGCAGTATTTAAGTCCAGAAGCAGTTTGCTGTTGTTAAGTAGTCTGTTAAATAGGCATAAGCTGAATTGTTACATTTAATAGTGGTTTTCATTTAACGCTTTACATTTAAAgtctatttaaataatattcagTTGTTTTGTTAGACATGCCTAATCAAATGAACCTTTTGCATAAACAGATAATTTCCCATTTGGTTCCTGAAAGGCTGCAAACAGCTTCCAATCAAATTCTCCACATGCTCTTTCACAATAAcaatgtttcatttaaatattacatatattacTTTATAATAAAACTGTGGTCACATTTATGAAGTAAAATCATTTGACTGTAATTGGGTATCATTCAAACTAGCAGGATTAgaggttatgattttttttttcatatactcttttttcccccctcaacCTGCACTTCATGCTAGAAGCAGCTGTGTATGGCGAGTTTGCCTATGATATGTTTGGTTATTGCAGAGATATTTTATATAAGTTTACCAAGCCTTATCGTGCCCCATGTGTtgttaacagtgaaaatgtaCTTCTTCTCTTAGTGCTGCACTCATATCACCAAGCGATGTATCATCAGGGTGTTTTGTGCCCTGCTTGCGTCCTGTAAAGCCAACCCAATCTAAACACTGCGTAAGAATGACCTGCTAGAGAAGTCTATTAATACTGCAATGATCGTAGGTTTTGTTTAGTCTATGTTGATTCTTATCCTTTACAACTATTGAAATATTTACATGCCTTCAACTAAGCATATGCCAAAGCATAACTTTGTCTCTTTCAGCCCACTCTATTTCTAAAACTACAAAGTTAGTGGTTTgtgcaaaatgaatacaaataagaATTTTCAGATATAATAGACAATAagtacatataaataaattactGAAATTAGTTACTAAGTATTACGGacgtattctttttttttgcatagcagTGAATTTATgtgcaccttaaaaaaaaaaaaaaaagatttggaacACTCGTATTAACTATGGCCCACCACACTGTTTTCCAGACTGAATACCTccttgttaattttttatttacaggaGCCTGCAACATGTGTCCACAGGTTGGATCACCACTGTGTTTGGAGCTGTGTCTGCATCGGAGCCTTCAACACCAAATACTTTGTGCTGTACCTGTTGATTCTCAGTTCAGGCAGCCCACTTCACTGTCCTAGCAATCAGGCTCCTCCTCCACTTAGTCCTCCAGTCTGTTAGGCTGTTCTTTGTTATACAGGTGAATTCATCACAGGTAATTGTTGCCAGGGATGCTGCAACCCCATTTGCATGGAAAGGACAAGCGTCTATAGATACTGCACTTTTTCCTGACATTCACACAAATAGTCTTCATGCTGGGGTTTTTGATCCCCCCTGGATGGTGAAAAATAtccttatttgtatttatttattttaatattggtgGTACACTTTGTAAGCAAATGAACACAATTATATCAAAAGGGGTTTTCAGTTTGCGACTTATTATATTTCATAACTTAAATTAGTTAAATTCAGGTGCCATTTATCTTTGTGTTACTATTTTTGGTAATGGCACTGAGAAATAGAATGGCCCAAATTCTCTGTCAGAGGTAATATTTTAAGCAATAGAACTCAGCCACTGAATCAGTGAAGTATCATTTAATTAAAAGCACTGACAAGGTACAGGTAGGTGGTTGATAGGTTACAATACATATTCATATTTACAGTActacaaaatgtgacatttaagcTAAATCTAGCTACATGGTTGCAGTAAGCATAAAACAATACAAGAGCAAAAATCCCTGAAACAAACGTAACAATACAGACATCACGCACAGCAAACCACTATATTTTTAGTCTATTAAGGAGTTTTTGCTTTGACCGATCAAATATTTAGTAATGTGTTTTGACTGGAATAAGAGCTCCTGGGATCATGTAAGCTGTTAATAAATGTTGCTTGGTGTCTTTAGGTTTTCTTTAAAAGGCACTTAATTTTTTCCTGTAACATTTTCCAATAGCGTACCTTTTCTGCTTTGGCAGTTCACTCCGCTGATAGAAAATCTGAGATACTGagatatataatctatatatatctctatatctctatatctctatatctattttttttttttttttattttgaaattctttggttggtttttttttttttttttgttttttttttttttttacagatttttgttCCAGGTTTCATTACTTTCCAGCTCTGCTTCTCCTTGGTATTCTCAATTTTCAACAAACTGCCTATTAAATGAGTAAACCAGGAATGATTGCAGCAGTGTAATGGCCATCTGACTGCGAAACAACAACAGCACCAGAAAGACTACCAGTAGGCCTGCCATCAATCTGCAACAATTGAATATTTGACCAGATCACAGATATTCCATCTGTGTTGCTGTTAATAATACCTTTTACATTTCCTATTTTCTACCACAAATTattcatattctttttttaagGCTTGCCCGTTGCCTTGCCATCTATTCTCTGATGAGTTGCTGCCATGTAACAGGGTTGACTATTACAGCTGTAATTGTGTAAGGCAGTACAAGTGCagacaaaactaaaagatcaatCAATTAACATGGAGTAACAAAAGTAAGACTTATGTAAACACATGGACATGTTGCAATTATATGGCTTAAAGCATCCCTGTATAACcaatttactgatttttttttttctattacacaTTATGCACAGAATAATGGTTTATATGACACTGAATCGCAAGTAACCAATAAGATATGACTGGTCTTAAATGATGACTGTCTGAATCTCCACTTCTGGTGAAGCAATGACATATTCCTCAGTTTGCTCCATTATCTCAATGTCCTGTGAAGCCACCATGGCGACAGCCCCATCCCCAGCATCCAGGCTGCCCTCTGTTGTCAGTATAGTGCCATCACTTATGGCAGTGGCCAATGTCATGGCAACCTGTTCAGTGAGACTCTCTGGCGTTGCTATGGTGATGGTATCCATGCAGTCTGCAGATATCCCAGCATTTTCATCCGCTGCGACATTCTGAACAATAATCTGATGGCCGGAGTTAGCCTGATTCACTATTTGCTGTACCACATTCATTATGTGCCTTCCAACCTAAGTGAAGAACATAGATTGtaaattaaagggtacataatgacctttttattttattgtgttacatgttcccatgtgttgctgcaactgtttaagtaaggtctgtgtattgtttacatttatttttttacattgaccactttttaaaaaacgttTAAACTGCGTTCCCTGTCTTAAGGTGGTTTCCCATGTGCCTGCATGgacctcagaactacatttccatCATCCTCCTACTCATTGGTAAATCCACTTCAGTTACATGGGtcagcaggaggatgatgggaaatgaaGGAAAAGCAGAAATGTGACAGtgaaggaaacaaaacaataaaagggACTCACCCGATGGCTGCCATCCTGTACGAGTCCACCTTCTTCACCCGATTCAGCCGTTTCACCAGGAGCcttaaaacaagaaaaccacAGGAATTTGACCGAGCACTGTGTACCGGAGCTGGGATTTTAATCCAAACTCACTGCCTTTTTaacttcattaaagaaaataatgaaaaactggGGCTATGAAATTGGATTTAATTCAGAACTGGAAAGGATGGCGATGCCAAGAACCAGAATTAGCACAAGAGTACGTCTGGTACCTGCTGCTGTTCTTTCACTTACTTCAATGATGTATTCCTGTGTGTCAGCCACCACCGAGGAGAACTCTACCAGAACAGTAGGAGGGTCATCAGCGATGATGGCTGCAGCAACATTGCCTGCAGAAGGGTCTTCCTCAGAAACCTCTACCTGCTTACAATCCTTCATTCCCACAAAGCATCCCCCTAAATATGTAAAGTAGTTCTAGttacaaagcaaataaaatacagtatatatttatctCATAGtatttaacacaaacaaaaataatttaaacatgtaaCTTCAATAAACAGTAAGAGCCACCAACCTTTGGCTCGGAGGTGTCGGTTCAGTGTGCCGTGCTCTGCAAAGCCCCGTCCACACCTGTTACACTTGAATGGTTTTTCTCCTGTGTGATGGCGGATGTGCCGCACCAGAGAGCCCTTTTCCCTGAAACCCTGCGAGCAGAACTGGCACATGTAGGGCTTCTCGTTAAAGTGAGTCCGTACGTGTACCTGCAATgcattctaaaaacaaaacaaaagagaacgGGCATAACTTAAAGACAACaacatacttaaatatatatatcaggtGGTGGCTGGTGAGTTATGTGGCAGGGGAGGCGGGACTGCGAGTGGAGAATTAGTGAGTTTGAGTTGTGGCTGAACCCAACTGTACGGCACTGATGCGTGTTGGTGTGTGTCACAAGGAGCCTACCTGTGTATATAAGGGTGTCACAGAGCAGCTCACAGGTTGGTGTTAGTGTGGAAAAGGCTCCCTAGGTGGGTGGTTAGCTGAAGACGTATTattctccctccctttctctgaTCACAAAGCGTCACACAGCAGGGCAGACTGGGTGGATGGCCGTTTGAGGTCTACTCTGTCTTTCAATccctccttttctctctctctctggtctgtCTCCCTGTTTCACTGCTGGTAATCTActgtaataaacaataatgtaatataatctactgtattaaaaatgataTACATAAACGACTGTATACAACACTACAGGTAGCATGTTTgctttaaatagttttttgaGAATTatagttaattatatattaatattacatgAGCTACACCATAGCTAGTGCTTCCTTGTTCTGCATTTAACCACCAATGTAATTAGAAAAAGAGAATCCCCCCCagctataaatgtatttaaaactatAATGTAGATCACATACAAATGTCCACAAATAAGCATACAACTGAATAATTATCATCTCAGTAGAATTATAATAATttcataataaataacaataaacataaaagcacaaatattatGACAACATTGAAAACTGACTTATACAAACAAAAGTTAGCTTtaagaatgtaataaaaagtttTTGAGGTGTTCTGGTCCCATACTGTTTGTTGTGTAACTCTTCAGTCTTTTGGAGGCAGGAGAAACTTTTTTCCGCACCGGCCGAGGTTGCTCCGATGGTTGTTATTAAGCACATCAGCTTGCACAGTTTAGCTTTGTCTAGGTCATTGCCTTTGAAGCAACGCAGTCAATCAGACATTTTGCCACTCTGGCCACCTAACTCCTTGTCCAAATAAAAAACCTGAAGCTGTTTTCAGacgttccatttaaaaaaatcatgcatATCCCCACGTTAAACAGCCCATTGCTTTTTCCAGAAAATTGTTGTTCATTGCTGCAAACTTCGGCATTCAACAGCTCAAGGAATCCCAGGCTATCAAAGTTTGTATGTCGCTGCTTAAATTTGCCCTGTAATTCAGCTTTATGTCTTGGCGCGACTGCGAACCCGCCTTAGTGGCATCTCTTTCCCGTGTCTGCATCAGCTGGGTTGTCTGTCACGTTCGCTGGTTTCTCAGATGTTGTTGAAAGCTGCTTCAGATTTTTTCTCTTCTGTAGAACGAACCAGATTCTCGATCCTGTTTTTGCAGAATACAACATCCATTGCCTCTTGCTGCAATACTCTAGCCTGTGTAATTCATTTTACCCCTTGGCTTAATACAAGATTGAGACGATGACATCGATGTACAAAGACATCGCTGGGAGCCACTTCCCTTACTTTAGCTTGAAGCCTGTTTAACTGAGATGCCATCACAGCAGCGCCATTGTACGTCTGTGCAACAAGTTTCCCCCCATAATAAAACCCTGCCATTGTTGAACTGACAAGATTGAAAATTGACTGCGCATCTCGTCCACTAGTTACAACAAAGAAACCGAGGAAACTCTCTTGAATACTTCTAGCTTCATCCACGCATCGCACAATGCTAGAAAGCTGAGAATGACAGCTAATATCAGTAGTTTCACCaatctgccatgcaaaaaaaagGGACATTTTTTACTTCGTTTTTTCTCCTCCAGCACTGAAGAAACGGAAGAAATCAAATCCTTCTGAATTGTCCGACATTCCAGTAAAAACAGTAGACTGCTCTAAATGAGTTGCAAGTAACTCATCATAGCGAGCGATTACCTCTGCGAGCTCCCGACAGTTTCCCTTGTTGGCCGAATCTTCTCTTGTTGTGCCCTCTGAAAGCCAACTCCTGTCGGCCCAAGAAAGTGGTTGCATCGATACAGCGTTTAAGAATAGCCCTGTTCCTCTTCACGTTTTCACTGTTTTGCAATGAGCACCCATGCCCCTTCGTCTATTACGTGTTCGATGCGAGTTTGTCCCAGCAGTGTCAATCTCAGCACTGACATGCTCCTTTGATTTAGAGTTTCACAGATCAATCTAAATTCTTGAAATTGCAGCAGCTGATGAGAGTAATTTCAGGATTAGGCCTACCTTCAGATTTTACACAAACCTCAGTGTATTCGAGGGATCGAAAGGGAACTTTTAACAGCCGATCATCTGCCATTTTACAATAGCTGTTAATGTTCCGTATTTGCAAAAAGTAACCTAAAATCAGCACTCTaacaaagtttaaaaagcagacaatttgaataataataaaaaataagaagcTCCTATCCTACCTCCAATTACTAAGGCTTCCTcctaatatattaatatttccaAATCTGTGTAACTGCGATAATTAAAATGGTCAAGTTCCAATTGCATCTAGCTCACGCTCTGTATTTCTTGCTGTCTCCTTGTTCTCAATCCTCGCTCTCTCACACATGTGCAATACAGGGTCGGTGGTGCTGTCTCCCTGTACTAAAAGAATTACTGCGCTTAATCCAATAAGAGATAACATGTTCAAGCACCACGTTTCTTAAGCAATTTCAATAGGAAGAAACCGAGATAGGCAAAGCCCATGGAGGAAGCGCCACCATTAGAATTGCACCTGCAAAAGGCGATATATTGCTTACAATCACTATTTTTGTACTGttaacacatgtacacacacagagacttATACTTGTATTATTAATTGTACTATATGTTTTGTggtcaatttatatatatatatatatatatatatatatatatatatatatatatatatatatatatatatatatatatatatatatacacacacacaaaatttaaaaatggGGGAGGCACTGCCTCCCCAGGCTCCCCCTGAGAAACCTCCTCTGATGTGTATTTTAGAATATTAATGTATCAAGGTCCAAGCTATAATAAAATTACCTTAGTCTTGTAGCCCTTTCCACATTCGGAGCAGGAGTAGGGCCGCTCGTCAGAGTGTGCCCTCATGTGCTCCCTAACGTGTCCAATGGTCTTGTACAACTTCCCGCACTCCCCACACTTAAAGCGCCGCTCTCCGACATGACACTCCATGTGCTTCTTTAGGAGGTACAACGTGATGAATTCTTTCTCACAGTCCAAGCATTTAAATGGCCTATGCCCTAAACAGACAAATATCAGTATTACTTACACAGTGGCTGATAACAGAAACAGTAATCCTGACTGTTTATTAACTAGTTTTCTTAGTGCATTAGTGACAAGTTGAGCTGCACACAGTTAAATCTCAAGTAATTTTTTTACTTCAAGGTACCgtgcctttcaaaagtattcagaccctctcacagttttcacattttgttgctttaaagcttgcagtcatgacactttgaattaatatgtgttatatacacaacctactccacacattcaaagcaaaaacaaacaaaaaaaagaagtaaatagatcattaatataaaaaaaaattgacaagtcacgattgcaaaagtattcaaaccctttgctgtggcaaacctaaattcaCGTGCACAAAATTatcttaacgagccacacaattagctgaatggcctctgtctgtgtgcaatattagtggtttatatgatttcagaataaaaacacctgtctttGTGAGGTTTTGGTCaggtgaatttcaagcaaagactcaaccatgaagaccaaggaactttcaaagcaagtcagggataaagtcattgaaaaggaatgacaaaaaaatatcaaagtatctgaatatccctgtgagcacagtctctGCTGTTGTGTGAAGAGCCAGACAGTTTGTTGCTaaagaaaaggtactgtgtaaatcctttttctgtaaagtgtgttttcattttaaatcggCAAGCAGAGTAGCTGTCTGATTTGTTAGTATAAGGTTCCTGTGGAAGGGTTTGGTTTAGTACTCcaaatggagttaggttttgtttattttatttttgtctatgaaaataaaaatagcacaacCGCGCTTTGAAAAAATCAGGTGTTGTGTGTGGTTGAGTCATTAAAGTGCTGAAAAAGAACACAGTGAAAACGTAGGTTACTGTAACATTCATTGACATTATGGGCACTTATTTCTTGTAACAGTTTCATTAAATCTTGGGATAGTTGGTCTaaagcaggggtggccaatcctggttctggagggccggtgtccctcctggcttttgctACAACTGTGCCCCAagttacttaattagaccaatcAAGCCCTTAAGCTTAATTAGTCCAATGAATCAATTCAgtgtacagtttgaacaaaaaccaggagggcaCCGGCCCTCCAGGATTAGACAACCCAGGTCTAAcggaatgcagaaaaaaataaccacCTACTTACCCAAGTGACCTTTAACGTGCAAACGAAGGTAACTTGGTCCACTGAAGACCCGATTACAGTGTGGACACTTGTAGGTTTTATGGTCACGTTGCCGGCTTGAAAGTTCCTACCAAACAAAAGGGAATCAAAATGTATCGGTCAGAAACAACTGTTATAAATGTACCTGAAGCTAATTAAGGAAAACACTGACCATTATCTTCATGAAAAGAGAAGAAATAAGAGAACTTAAATGTTGAATGCATTGAGAACAAAAGCAAAAGAACCATCTTTGGAAAATAGTTTTGTTCCTAAAATAGACCAAGAAGTCACTgctgctgcagtagttttatgGCTTGACAAATTACAATATACTTACTGTGTCCAAAGAGTCAGTTTCAACACACTCTTCCGTGACTTGTATCTCGCCCATCCTCGCCTCAGTTTCCTCTGTTCCAGACATTGGTTCCTCTGTATGTTTCACTATAGTGTCCTCCTTCACGTTTTCCATGGTTATCCCCGAATTGATTATTGCCTGGCTAATCAGATTGTCACCATCTATTTTCTGTTCATTCTGCCCAGGGGAGAGCAACAGCCCAGGTTAAGTATACAGCTCATAATACTGAATGTATTTACAATTATATCTTACTTAAACGGCGTTAATGTTATAAGATACCTGTTGGTTTTTTTCAGGGCTGTCCACTTCCATTTGCACCTGGACTTCTCGAAAAACATTCTCCTCAGAGTCAGTCGCAACATTTATCTTAGATTGCTGTACTTCCATAGGATTAATGAAATGAGTTGGAACAATATTCAATTCTGTATCAATAGACACTAGGGGGAAGAGAGAGGagcattgtttatttatatttaatgctaGAGTTAAACTAATAAAAAGTTAATTTCTGTATTCTGACCTTTTGTTTGACCATCTTTTTGAACAAGTATCTCTTTGCACTGATGGAAGCGTATCTTCTCAGTACAAGGTGTGATAGACTTTAAATGTCGGGTCAACGCTCCAGACTCTCTGAAGCATAACCCACACATGTTACATCTATAGGGCCGCTCATCTGCAAAAACAAAGTAGTCAACTAATCCATTAACCAAGAAGTTAAAAGGAAACCGAGCAAAATCTTAGATAAACACTAACACGTCTAAGTACTTTTATTTATCTTACAatagtgtgtttaaaaatattatggACATACATGTAACTCATAAAATTACTCAACTTGCCTTTAACCTTTACAGTGTCTTTTGGCCAATTTAAGTACCATTATTactattttacaatataattagGTGGGCATCTCTTACCTGT
It encodes:
- the LOC121300915 gene encoding transcription factor E4F1-like isoform X1 codes for the protein MNVENNTAETESEPAVHGNIITVHTTLGDEDEDVHKCGRCQCEFTCLEAFIQHKLQNSCQRSHEVMPSSLGSKYSQEDSQQVVLSEEITVAAIVVDDTNVLSDRAERSTIVDRHANAGVSSSLQQHQGEESKRAGEDEEGETSQDSTEEVSKVEAINAKLTVNRDGRYVCQLCEKTFKTANILRAHLSTHSNKKNFMCKLCGNAFRTKGSLIRHNRRHTDERPYRCNMCGLCFRESGALTRHLKSITPCTEKIRFHQCKEILVQKDGQTKVSIDTELNIVPTHFINPMEVQQSKINVATDSEENVFREVQVQMEVDSPEKNQQNEQKIDGDNLISQAIINSGITMENVKEDTIVKHTEEPMSGTEETEARMGEIQVTEECVETDSLDTELSSRQRDHKTYKCPHCNRVFSGPSYLRLHVKGHLGHRPFKCLDCEKEFITLYLLKKHMECHVGERRFKCGECGKLYKTIGHVREHMRAHSDERPYSCSECGKGYKTKNALQVHVRTHFNEKPYMCQFCSQGFREKGSLVRHIRHHTGEKPFKCNRCGRGFAEHGTLNRHLRAKGGCFVGMKDCKQVEVSEEDPSAGNVAAAIIADDPPTVLVEFSSVVADTQEYIIEAPGETAESGEEGGLVQDGSHRVGRHIMNVVQQIVNQANSGHQIIVQNVAADENAGISADCMDTITIATPESLTEQVAMTLATAISDGTILTTEGSLDAGDGAVAMVASQDIEIMEQTEEYVIASPEVEIQTVII
- the LOC121300915 gene encoding transcription factor E4F1-like isoform X2 yields the protein MNVENNTAETESEPAVHGNIITVHTTLGDEDEDVHKCGRCQCEFTCLEAFIQHKLQNSCQRSHEVMPSSLGSKYSQEDSQVVLSEEITVAAIVVDDTNVLSDRAERSTIVDRHANAGVSSSLQQHQGEESKRAGEDEEGETSQDSTEEVSKVEAINAKLTVNRDGRYVCQLCEKTFKTANILRAHLSTHSNKKNFMCKLCGNAFRTKGSLIRHNRRHTDERPYRCNMCGLCFRESGALTRHLKSITPCTEKIRFHQCKEILVQKDGQTKVSIDTELNIVPTHFINPMEVQQSKINVATDSEENVFREVQVQMEVDSPEKNQQNEQKIDGDNLISQAIINSGITMENVKEDTIVKHTEEPMSGTEETEARMGEIQVTEECVETDSLDTELSSRQRDHKTYKCPHCNRVFSGPSYLRLHVKGHLGHRPFKCLDCEKEFITLYLLKKHMECHVGERRFKCGECGKLYKTIGHVREHMRAHSDERPYSCSECGKGYKTKNALQVHVRTHFNEKPYMCQFCSQGFREKGSLVRHIRHHTGEKPFKCNRCGRGFAEHGTLNRHLRAKGGCFVGMKDCKQVEVSEEDPSAGNVAAAIIADDPPTVLVEFSSVVADTQEYIIEAPGETAESGEEGGLVQDGSHRVGRHIMNVVQQIVNQANSGHQIIVQNVAADENAGISADCMDTITIATPESLTEQVAMTLATAISDGTILTTEGSLDAGDGAVAMVASQDIEIMEQTEEYVIASPEVEIQTVII